The Tenebrio molitor chromosome 7, icTenMoli1.1, whole genome shotgun sequence region TCAAATGGTATTTTCCCTTAACTTGCCAGACATATTTAGCTTTTTTCAATGGCCTACTCATTTCACAACTGTCATTGTGTTGAGAACATTCCCCACAATCTTCATTATccattattttctttaaacatAATGTTAACTTCCAAATCCTAAATATTTCACAACTTACCAGTTAGCCTCTAGTATTGATTGTTCAGCCTTTCTGTTACAGCTATTGTTCTTAGATATAAACTCATGAATTGTGGCGTCCGATAATTTTAATCCATTTTTCCTCCAATTCAAAGGGTTTGCCCCCAATTTTAAAATCTCAAAATCAGTCCACTGACTTTAACTAGTATTTGACAGGAAATTATGAAAACAGATGGCTAAAACAAATTACGGATTTTTTTTCGCAAACGTTAAATatctttttccttttcttaTGTACGACGTGACATTGAtgtagaaagagaaaaaagatgTAAATATCCGTGACGTACCAAGGTACCAATTGTGTGTGTCAGTAGATCAGTGTTGCTGCCACACGCAGAACGCCAAAATCACTAAATTGTATAACTACGTATGCAGCACAAAGTACACGGGGAaaagttttgcaaatttttaaacacaaaaCAACTTGTTTAGTAAATCTTAAGCGTTTATAAGTAAAAATATAAGGTCCATTAAATAATATTGTAAAATccgtttttcaaatattgttaatGTTACGTTTTGTTGCGATTGGATTGAAGCCTCAAGTtctcaaaataaatgtgaaactGTCGCATTTAATAATAGAATCAATAAAGTCTGCAACTAACATTGCATCTTTCTGCACCTGCCAAGTGGAGAAAGAGAGAAAGTATTTGACGAACGGATTAGTTAGAATTAacgttttgacattttacgtaaccttactttctcacgtgtttacttttttgtgtgttttttaatttttattgtgtatTGTGTCCAGCGTCCAAAGGACCaaaaacgttaaatttgaaTAATGGCTCCAAAGAAAGTAGGGAAGAAAccagatgttaaaaaaacgCGAAAACAGCTCCGCAAAGAAGACcgaaaaaacaagaaaattagACGTAACGAGTATtacacaaaaagaaaaaaacctgGCCAGTTCGTGCTTCTTACAGATCAGCATcgaaaaaatatcgaaaaagATGTTCAGAATGACCAACAagcgaataaaattaaagaaaaacctAAAGTTGATGTAAAAAACAAGGTACAAGTTCTTGATAGAAAAGTGTTGACAGCCGAAGACTTCAGAGAAAAAGAGAGAaagcaacaaatgaaattgcaaaaagaaatgaacaaacagagaaaaaaacaacttttgcAGGCAAATTTGGAGGAGGATCGCAACATAAAACAATTGGAAAAACAGCTGAAACTgaacaaaagaaaatctaAATCTATACCTACATCTTTTGCTACAGATGGCCTggattgtattttttcagtcTAACTAAAGAATTTTCTGTTATGATTTATTGTTTTAGATTTGTTAGAAGCATGTGACCTTGAAAACATGAAGAGTTCAGCTTTGGCAGAACAGCAGTTGACAGAAGTTAATGATGAATTTGAGGAAGATTTAGTTTTAATGACAGAGACTGGCTCCAAGCATGCTAACAAAGTTGACAAAGAAAAGCATTCATATTCTTCAGAAGATGATCAATCTTATGATGACTCTGATGGTGACAGTAGTGAAGATGAAACTTCCTTGCAATCCATGAAAAGGTCTAGCAAACTTGAAAGAGGTGACAACAAGAAGCAAAAAATAAGTTCAGAGGATTTAGATGATGACTTAATTAGTGAAGATGGTGATGAGGATGACAGTCAGAATAATATTAGTGATGATGACAATCTGAATGATGTTAGTGATGAGAGTGACagtcaaaatgacattagTGATGATGTTGACAATCCGAATGATGTTAGTGATGATGATAACAATCAGGATGAATTTAGTGATGATGATAATTTAAGTAATGAGGGTATTACTGAGAATGACAGTAACATTGAGGGGAATGATTTGGAAGATTCAAATGGAGAAGATGAAAACATTACCCAAAAGAAGAATGATGATGGTACATGGGAAGACATTTATGGGCGCCTAAGAGCCAAAGATGGCACCATAATGACTgtgataattttaataacataaaatacatttgacttatttgtattttttagtcCAAAGATCAAAAATATGTTCCTCCTGCTGTAAGAATGAAAATGGAAACTGGTGTGGACAAAATAAGAAATGAGAAACTTAACAGGTTGAAAAAACAGTTGAAAGGTAAAATAATCTAACAAAAAACAGCTTCacactaattttaattttttaggtcTACTAAACAGATTAGCTGAAAGCAACATGCACAGCATTGCTAAACAAATAGAAGAACTGTACATGAACAACAGCAGAAATGACATGAATAACACAAtcacaaatttgattgttgaaGCTCTTGTCTCAAACACAATAGCTCCTGAGAGACTGTTGATGGAGCATGTGATGCTTGTAGCAATCTTGCATGCAAATGTTGGAACAGAAGTAGGagcacattttttacaaactgtTGTTAAATTGTTTGATGAATACTGCAAAACCACAAatgctgaaaataaaatgcttgACAATGTAGTAATCATATTAGCTCAACTctacaattttaaattgtttgactcaaaattaatttatgagattttggaaaagttgactaaaaattttgaagagaAAGATGTTGAATGTATCTTACATGTGTTGAGAAATGTCGGGTTCAATCTCAGAAAAGATAATCCAATGGCGctcaaaaacttaattttgagTCTACAGAAACAAGCATCCAGTGCTTCAGATGAGATGAGGGACAAGTATGAACCTAACGAATTTGTGAATGTGTCAAATGATTTGTTTTGTAACAGTTCTAGAGTGAAATTCATGTTGGACGTTTTGTTGGCgattaaaaacaataacgtTACAAAAATTCCCAATTATGACACCAGCTATTCAGAGcacttgaaaaaaattatgaaaggtTTTATCAGGAAGGGAAATTATGTAACTCAGTTAAACATTTCTTTAGAAGATTTACTGAAAGGTATTTGAGATTAATTAGTGAAGTGACAATTAATTTCGGAATTTTTAGCTGAAGAGAAGGGTAAGTGGTGGGTCGTCGGCTCCGCTTGGACCGGAAATAACACCGAAAACAGCTCTGACGATGCGAAACAAACGCCAAATAGTTTCTCACAAAAGTTACTACAACTGGCCGCCAAGCAAAGAATGAACACTGACAcgagaaaaaatatattttgcatAATTATGTCGGCCGAAGTAAGTCTCGCGCTTAtgtattgaaattattttaacagcCATCTTCAGGATTATTTGGAtgcatttgaaaaattgttacaTTTGTCTTTGAAAAATCAACAAGAACGCGAAATAATTCACGTAACACTTCACTGCTGCTTGCAAGAAAAAACCTACAATCCGTATTACGCAACTTTGGCACAAAAATTTTGCGAATACGACAGAAAATATCAAATGACTATCAAGTACTCGATTTGGGACAAACTGAAGGCGCTAAAGGACCACTCGGCCACACAAATTTCACATCTGGCTAAGCTTCTGAGCCATCTATTTGTGGAGAAAGGTCTTCCAATATCAACACTAAAAGTACACGATTTGTTCAAGCtatttacaattatttattttcattatctTGTTTTAAGGTCGTACAATTTAGCGAACTTGATAAAGTGACCCTTAGATTTATAAGGCAAATCCTGTTGGGAATCCTGTTACATGAAGATCCAGACGTTTGTAAAGAAGTGTTCAACAAAGTTGGCCAGTCTGAGAAGTTGAAGTTATTCAGAGAAAGTTTGAGACTGTTCTTGCATCATTTTCTGTTGCGCAACCTTAACTCACAGAGTATTTCCAACGAGAAGAAAGAGATGCTGCAACAAAGGGTTAAACTAGTGGAGAAGCTATTAACAGGAAAGGAGAGCAGATGGTAAACGGTGTTTTTGCATTGTGCAAAgtattgtaaaataatttgtgaatagTTCTCCAAATAAATgtataattttaaagaaacgtgtctttttttggggaaaaaataaataaaaagtttgaCGTGTGCAGGTAGGTATTGTATGTAGCTTaggcaacccaaaatacactaAATAACTCCGTGAAAATGAAgacattaaataattttttacaaagtgTTGTAATCgttaacaaattaataatttcaggTTTTTACTTGTTTTATCATTTGTCAAGACACGAAATAAGATAATAAATACAGTCGAAGtcgtttcattttattaaccTCATTGCAaagagaaattatttttgaaacttaaataataaaataaaaatatccaaatggTCTCATCCAAGACTTTAAACGCATGTTTCGCTGGCGGATTAATGCCTGAATGCGACATCTGCCACGCCTATCCTGATTTTCCACTTTTTTCAGCTTTCTCCTTATGTGGTAAATTCTTCAGTGGAAATGGGAGCAGTCGGAAACCGTCCCACGAATACCAAAAGAAACCTCAAAGGAATAAACAGATGATTACTAACTAGTGTGTGGCAATAGCGCTGACCACTCATTAAATGTTAATTCTGTAATAGAGCGTTGCAACACCTGaaatatcatttaaaaatagtgtcaAAATATGTCTCCACTTTCAAAGCGTTTACCGCGTGATCCCACAAGCCACAAAGAATTTGTCACAGTGACTTTTAATTGTTCTCAATGTTCCTGCGAGAAGAACAGAAATTCCTGCTGCGGTCTGATTCA contains the following coding sequences:
- the LOC138135205 gene encoding nucleolar MIF4G domain-containing protein 1 homolog, giving the protein MAPKKVGKKPDVKKTRKQLRKEDRKNKKIRRNEYYTKRKKPGQFVLLTDQHRKNIEKDVQNDQQANKIKEKPKVDVKNKVQVLDRKVLTAEDFREKERKQQMKLQKEMNKQRKKQLLQANLEEDRNIKQLEKQLKLNKRKSKSIPTSFATDGLDYLLEACDLENMKSSALAEQQLTEVNDEFEEDLVLMTETGSKHANKVDKEKHSYSSEDDQSYDDSDGDSSEDETSLQSMKRSSKLERGDNKKQKISSEDLDDDLISEDGDEDDSQNNISDDDNLNDVSDESDSQNDISDDVDNPNDVSDDDNNQDEFSDDDNLSNEGITENDSNIEGNDLEDSNGEDENITQKKNDDGTWEDIYGRLRAKDGTIMTSKDQKYVPPAVRMKMETGVDKIRNEKLNRLKKQLKGLLNRLAESNMHSIAKQIEELYMNNSRNDMNNTITNLIVEALVSNTIAPERLLMEHVMLVAILHANVGTEVGAHFLQTVVKLFDEYCKTTNAENKMLDNVVIILAQLYNFKLFDSKLIYEILEKLTKNFEEKDVECILHVLRNVGFNLRKDNPMALKNLILSLQKQASSASDEMRDNSRVKFMLDVLLAIKNNNVTKIPNYDTSYSEHLKKIMKGFIRKGNYVTQLNISLEDLLKAEEKGKWWVVGSAWTGNNTENSSDDAKQTPNSFSQKLLQLAAKQRMNTDTRKNIFCIIMSAEDYLDAFEKLLHLSLKNQQEREIIHVTLHCCLQEKTYNPYYATLAQKFCEYDRKYQMTIKYSIWDKLKALKDHSATQISHLAKLLSHLFVEKGLPISTLKVVQFSELDKVTLRFIRQILLGILLHEDPDVCKEVFNKVGQSEKLKLFRESLRLFLHHFLLRNLNSQSISNEKKEMLQQRVKLVEKLLTGKESRW